The Marivirga salinae DNA window AAGGATTCTAGATTTTATCTAGCGGATTGACTGGTTTACTATTCTACCTCCTTTCTTATTATAATACAATATCGTAAATCTAAGGTGCGGATTGACGGGCTTTCTACAAAGAGCAGAAGTCGCAATCACCTACTAAACAGCCATGATTTATAGCCCCTATGTAAAAGCATAAGTCCTTAACAGCTAACTTCTTAAATTAGGGTTGGAGAACAAAAATTAAAAGAAAGGAGCAAGGACTTATGAAGACTAAAGTTAATGATTTTTCAGGAATGAATATCTATGCAGGAATAGATGTTCACAAAAAGAGCTGGTCAGTCACTATTCTAGTAGATGAACAGGAGCATAGAACATTTAATCAACCACCAAGTGCAGAAGTACTATACAAGTATTTAAACAAACATTTCTCAGGGGCTAGCTATCATAGTGCCTATGAAGCTGGCTTTTGTGGTTATGGACACCATCGTCAACTGCTGGAACTAGGAATTGATAATATGGTTATCAATCCAGCTGATGTACCCACGACTGGTAAGGACAAGGCAGGAAAGACCGATAAAGTAGATAGCCGCAAGATTGCAAAAGGCCTTCGAAACGGGAGCCTGACTGGTATCCATATATTTGATGAATCGGGTCAGGACCTACGGAGCTTTGCCAGGATGAGGCATAATATGCAGAAAGATTTACGCAAAGCAAAGCAACGCATAAAAGTGTTTCTCAATTTTAACACCATTACTGTTCCTGCGCATCTTGATGATGATAATTGGAGTAAAGCTTATGAGACCTGGCTTGAAGAGGAGGTTAAGTTCTCTACTGAAAATGCACGGACTGCTTTCGATTTTATGTTGGCCAACTATCATTATCAAAAACAGCAAGTAAGACAGATAAGCAAGGAACTTAGAGCCTACTTTCGCAAATATCATAAACAAGATTATTTCCTACTGCGGACTATTCCCGGTATTGGTCCATTGTCAGCCATTGCCATTATCAGTGAAGTGGGAGACATTAATCGATTTGCTAATGTCGATAAACTCAGTAGTTATGTTGGATTACTACCGCTGACCAATAACAGTGGAGAAACTGAAAGAGTAGGAGGCATGAGTTATAGGTGTAATAATTATCTACGCACTATTCTAGTAGAAGCCTCATGGCAAGCCATCAGAAAAGATCCTGCCATGTTGCTCTACTACAAAAAGCACGCAGCCAAGGGGAATGGAAAGCGGGCTATTGTGAAGGTGGCTGCCAAGTTGCTCAATAGAATCAGATATGTATTAAAAAACAAAGAAGAATATGTGTTGGGCGTAGTAAAGTAATAAATTCTAATGAAAATAATTTTTAACCAATTATAAGACAATTAATGAAAGAGGTGATCGCAAAACATTCGTTGCAATGCTTTTTTGAAAGTAGTTGCATTTATAGCATGCGACCCTCTTTACATAAATAAGACATTACAGGGAAATACGAAGAAGCAGTGCTTTTATCGCAAATAGCAGCATGGTCTTATAATTTCATACACACAGCGCAAAACCGTTGACAGTGGATAAGTTGGCATCCCAAGGGCCCTGCCCAAAACTTACCCACAATCAACAGTTTCAACAATGACAGTAGTGATTTGAAATAAATAGTGTAAATTTATAGAGCAGACCTCCTAATTATAGTTGGCTGGAACTCTTATGGCTTTTCATAGCACAGGATGTTGGCGGTAGTTTTTTATTTTTTAATAGTCGTATTCAGCAACATAAATGAGTATTCTTTTCCTTCGTCAATTAAGTCACCAGATACTTTTATTTTATGATTGGATGTCAATTTTTTCTCATCTGATTTCTCGAGAAAAAGCACGATGATTTTTCTTTTTTCTCCTTCGTATTCGATTTCTGTCGAAATGTAATGGTGTCCACCGTCAGCACCATTTGATAAAACCTTATAGTCGGTCAGTTCCGCTTCAAACGGTTTGGATTTTATCATTTCAGAGTTCAATAAGTATTTGGTGTCACCTGGTTTATTTTCGTAAAGCCAGTTTTTCCGCTTAAGAAGTTCCAGTGTTGAGTCAAAATCCACTTCATCATCAAATTCCATTCCTAGTTCGTTCCGAATATCAATGTAAAATCCTGCCCCGTTATGGTTTTTCAGATACTCAATTATATGTTGCTCTTTAGCTGTCATTTTAAATTACCGCCAACGTTAAGAATATAGAGCGTTGGGCACTTCAGGGCTCAAAGCTATCAATTCCCAACATATTTTCTTAAATATAATCATTTTCAATTTTAGCACTATCTGCCCAATGAACTATATTTAGTGTTATGCATTTTTCTATTCTCTGCTATTTCTTGTTTTTTGTTGCATTAAAATATCCTACCCATAAGGGAAGTAATATAGCCAATGTTCCAAATAGAATTACAGGAACTGAAACACCTTTAATTATTGCATATATTATGGATAATAGAGAGGTCGCTGTTAGTATTAGCAGTACTGGCAAGACCCACTTTCGTTCAAAAAATGACTTTTCTTTTATTATTTCATTTGCATTCGCATCATTATATTTTCTAAGGACTTCATCAAGACTCTTGCAGTAAATGTCAAAACCCAAGGGGTCACAAAAATTTGAGTTTGCAAGGATTTTAAATTCTCTGCTGTCTTTAAACTTTATTCTTAGTTTTGTGCCCTCAAAATTTTCAATTTGATAGTTTTGAATTCCATTGAAGTCCACTCTTCGATTGAATGTCGATAAGTTAAGGTCGGTAAAAGAATCTTGAATTATTGCAGAGCCCTCTTTTCTAAAGCCTCTCTTTTTAACCCAGAAAAACAAAATTGGTATAGAGAATGAAATAATCAAAGCTATTATCACTCCTAGAGATTTAATGAATATAAATGTTAGAATCATTAAGCACGCAAAAATCAAAGCAGTTATACCGAATATTTTAAGGATGTAGTTTGTGTCGGTATATTCAAAGTTGTATTCTTTCATTGTTGTATTTCTGTCCATGCGACATTATGCATAACGCCACTGTATAAATTCGTGGCTGATTAAAAGTATAAAAATTTGCGTTAACTACCGAGGCAATCCGCAGGATTGGCTTATTAAATTAATTCTTACCCAATAAATCAATCCTGCAGATTGACGGGCTATCTACAAAGAGCCGAAGTCACAATAACCTACTTACAGCCATGATTTATACAGAATGTTGTGCCCAGTTTTCTTTTATATTCTTGGTTTTTAAAATCCATATTAACATTCCCAAACAAAGAAGTCCAAAGCAAATGATTGCAATTGCTGCTATTGAATGGTTTTTTTGATAGTCAGAATGATTTACAATTATCTGTCCGTTAGATTCTATTTGATAAACATTATTTGTTGGGCTTTTATCAGAGGAGTCGTAGTAAAATATTGTTATTTGTTTCCCTTGGTTTAACTGTTTCTGTAATTCATAATAGGACTGCTTAGGGTTAAAGGTTCCAAACAACTTGTCATGTTCTTTTAATTTAATTCCAAAATAATCTTGGTCAGTGTAGGTAAATGGTACAGCTCCTACCTTTTTATTATCAGTTACAATTTGAGTTAATTCAATAGTCCCTGTCAATTTGTGTGTGTCGTCTAGATTTCTCGTCTGGTTATCAATTAGCATCTTGAGACCCAGAATTGACATCACCAGTCCAAGTCCACTAAGACTTATTAATGCAAGAATGTTTTTTAATATGGTTTTATTCATTTTTTAATTGGGTACAACAAGTGAATATAGTCACCCCCCGGTGACTATATATCTATTATACATTTCTAAACTTACTAATAAATTAATTGAAAAAAAAGACCTTAATAACTGACTTAAATAAACTATTCAGCCATTAACCGTAGAATTAAACGTTTATTAAACGTTTAACTCTACGGAAAAATATTACTCCAAAATCTCTTGAATAGGCTCACCAGTGGCGCCATTTGGCAGGGAAGTCCCCAAAATGTGAGCCAAGGTCACTGCTATATCGTCTATATTTTGTCTTTTGTAGGATGTTCCGCTTTTGATGCCGGAGCCATACCAAATCAGTGGCACATGAGTATCATAAGCATAGCCTGTTCCATGGGTAGTGGCTGAGCGAGTTTGGTAAAACCAGCCTGGTTCTAATATTAACAACACATCTCCAGAGCGCTTAAAATTATAACCCATTTGCAAAGCCGCAGCTTTATGTTGTGTAAATTGAGTGCTTTGCATATCGGTAGCCGAATAAGCTTCTGCTACTCCTTCTAATTTTAAAGCTTCATTAACCATGAATTTTCTGATGGCATCTAACTCAATATTCATTTCAGTTATTAAATCATGATTTAAGAAAAACTGCTCATTGGAAAAATCTTCAATCCATTCGCCTTCACCAAATTTCTGATTTAAAGCATTACTCATATTTTTCACATAGGCTTTGCCATCATAATGATCCGCAGGAATTTTATTGGCTTGCAAATATTCAGGTACTTCCGCACATCCGTGGTCAGAAGTCACAAAAATCAGATAATTACCTTTGCCCACTTTCTCATCTAAGTGTTTGAACAACCGGGCTATCTCTTGGTCTAATTTGATGTAAGTATCTTGCACCTCCACCGAGCGTGGACCAAATCCATGACCGATATAATCTGTTGAAGAAAAGCTAAGCGCTAGAAAATCAGTAACATCATCTTTCCCCATTTCTTCTCCTTCCAAAGTGGCAATAGCCAAATCAGCCAAAATAGTGTTCCCATAGGCGGTATTCGGCAACAAGCTAAAGTTTCCATTTTCTGCTCTTAAAGCTTTCAAATTATAAGGAAAAATGGGTTTCTTTTTACCTCTTACCATCATTTCATAAGGCATATCATCTGCAGTGGATTCAGTATAGTCTGCCAAAGGCATTGAAAGCTCCCATGTTTGGTTTAAATAATCATCCGCCAGATTACGGTTATTGAAATCTTGCAGCCAAGTCGGTAATCTCTTTTTTCCATAATAACTACTGCTTACAAAATGTCCATTGCTTTTATCATACCAAAAAGAACCCGTTGGGTTATGACCAGCTGGCAAAATTGACCCTCTGTCTTTAATGGAAATCCCTATTACTTTTGATTTGAAATTGGTAGCCAGTCCTAACTCATCCGTAATGGTGCTGCTCAACATTCTGTGTGGCGACATTAAGCCAGCCTCAGAAGTAGAACCAATGGTATAAACAGAAGTATCTTCTGCGCAATACACAGAGGTTCTGATATTTTTATCATACCAATTATTGGCGATTATTCCATGCGTAGCTGGTGTAGTTCCGGTATAAACTGACGCATGACCCGGGCCTGTAAAGGTTGGGATATAGTTGTAGTGAGTGTTATGGTTATAAAATCCATCCGAAATCAATCTTTTAAAACCATCTTCTCCAAAATTATCAGCATAACGCTCAAAGTAGTCATGGCGTAGCTGGTCAATCACAATTCCCACCACCAATTTAGGCTTTTTTACTTTTTCTTCTTTTTTCTGAACCGCTTGGCAAGAAAATAAAATCAATAGAGCCAAAGCTCCGCTAAAATATCTCATCATTGAAATTGAATTATAATTTTTTGCAAATTAAAAATTTGAACCGAGTTATGATAGGAATTTAAGATTAAGGTTATGTGAATAAAAAAAAAGCCCTTAGCTCCCAAAGGCAGAATTCAATATTATTAAGTTAAGAAGATTTCTATTTTTCGCTTTAGCGAAAAACCTTTTGTTTTCTTTTATATCTCTTGTGGTAAAAAAATCTTTGTTAATGTGGACTAACCTCAGCAAATTTCTACCACAAAAGAAACAACAGAACACAAAGTAAAATATCCAAGGTTATTTTACAGGATTGTATTAAAAGTTAAGGCTTGAAAGCTTAACTTAATAGCATTGAAGGGAATTGGATAGTCTCACAGATTTGGCTTAGCAGAAAACTACAATTTTCATCAATATTCTTTGTGAATTTAAACCAAAAAATTGATGGAGTGGCTCTGGAATTCGCTTCGGTCTGACGGTTTTCCACCGTCTAATCGCTCTGCAGTCTTGCCTAAACTACGATCAAAATCCTGTGTGTACACCCTTTAGGCATTAGGGGCTGGCTGGCGTTAATCACAAGCAGTTTCAAGATAATCATCAAAGTTTAGTCCTTCTTTGAATAAAACTCTTCCGTTTTTATCAAAATAAGCAATTACTATATAGTTGATTTCTGACAGTCTTCGTTCGGCTATCCAGTAGAGCTCACCTTTACTTTCATGAGCTTGCAGCTCGTTGAAAATAGATGGAATAATTTCCTCACCTAACTGATTGAGCACTCCATATCCTGCGCTTCTTCGGATGATATAAAATGGTTCTTCTGCAAATACCACTCTTTCCCAAGTGTCTAAATCTTCATACAGATATTCATTTTGGTAAATATTCAATATTCCGATTTCTCCTTCCTCCTCTACTATGGCAGTCGAATCATTAAAATATTCAATGGATTCAAAATCTGCATTCAGTAAAATTTCGGAGGAAACATCGCTTATTCCTACTAAATCATCTTCCTTGAAAATATATAAGGAATCTTTGAGAAACTCTTCCAATTTACTTTGAGAATGAGCAGGGATGATTTTCAAGCTATCCACTATTAAAGCTCCAAACTTTTTATTTTGCAAAATTGGAATCAAACCATTTTGAAATGCTCCAAAAGCCTCAGCTTTTTCAATTTTAATTTCATTGCCGGCAGAATCAATTAATTGCTTCTTCTTATTTTGATGGATTTGAATCAATTGGGGAGTTAAGATATTGATATCGAGTTTTTCGCCTTCTTTTATTTTTCTTCCAAATCCATTATATAACTTGAAATATCCTTTATCATTGGAAATTTCCACAAAGCGTATTTGATCCGCAGATTCTGAAAAAGCAACATTATAATTCTTCAAGATTCTAAAGGATTCCTCTCCTTCTAATTGGATTTTTTTACCTGATTGAAAAAGCAGAGATTTAGCGGAGTCCTGAACTGTAAATGTTAACCAGCCATTAAAAATTCTTATCGAATCATATTCAAATTTTGGAAATCCTTTTAATCCATTATTAAAAACTGACCAAAGACTATCTTTTTGCAACGCTAATACACCTGATTTAAATTGATAGTCATCTAACTCCTCTTCAAATAAAGAATTTCTATTTTCATCTAAAACACTAATATTACCATCTTTTTCCTTGACCCAGAAATTGTCAAAATAGTCAAATCTAGCTTTCTCTAAAGGAAAAATAACTAGTGCCTGATTATCAATAATGGTTTCATAATCATTTGAATATAACCTGATATATTGCTCACCTAACCAATCGTAATCATCATAAAGAAAGCTTAATGATTTTAAATCATCTTTAGCTACTTTTTTGAAATCAGCTGAAGAAGCAATCGCCATATCATCTCCTTTTTTGAAAAAGAAAATACCTTCTTCTTTCCAGACACTGTCAACCGGCTGTTTTAAAATAGGCTCCCCCAAAATTGAAACCAATTGCCATCCCTCAAATTCTTTTTTTGCAATATGAAACTTATCCAATGCTAGGAAAGCTAGCGCTTTTAGTTTCAACTCTTCTTTTAAGCTGTAATGAATCAAGTTTTGCTCACGACCGAAATCATTTATTTCAAAAAATCCCGAAGTCATATAGTCAATAGACTTGATTTTTAATTCCTCTATTTTTTTACCGTTTTTTAAATATGCATGGATCTCATTATTATGATTACTTAAAATGTACGGATTCTTGATAAAAAAGCAAGAATCCGTTATCACTTGATCAAATTGAAAGGACAATAAGCTTTCTTCCTCCAAATTATAGAAATAGTAAAGGCTATCTTTTTTATGAGCCAGCAATTCGGGCACACGCTCTTCATAATTCAATCCATTTAGAATTGATAGTGCTGTTTTAGAAGCCTCAAACTTCTCATATTGATCGATGAATCGTTTATAATCTGAAGATTCAGCTCCAGCACTTATTATATTTAAAATTATTTTAGCCGCTTCTTCAGCAAATGATGTTTGTGGTCTTTCTTCCACATATTCAATATATTTACTAAGTGCTTTATTTTGGGTTTTCTTCTCGTAATAAAGTGTTTCAAAAACATTTCGTGCCTTTTGAGCTTGAGGTGCATCAGGATATTTCTTGAAAAACTCACTAACTGCCTGAGTAGTATTTTGTGCTATGGCATCTTCATAAGCAACCTGATTTCTTAATTCAATAGCTCTCTCTTCAAAAGTTAAATATTGATAATTGGTGAGATAATGATTAAATGATTCTTCTTTATTTTTGGATAACGCTCTCTCAAATGCCAAACTATCAATAATTAAAGCTTGATTCACTACATCTAGACTATCGAAGCCATTTTTTGCTAATTTTTCAGTGCTTTCATCATTAAGCTTAGGAAAAGTATCGCTCACGGATTGGATATAAAGGTGCGCTGAATCTACTGCATCAAAAGACCAGACTGGATGGCTGTAATATTTGGCCAACATAAATTGAGCGGCAGGATTTTTAGAATTCTTTTCCACCGCCTTATCAATTCGCTGTTTAGCCTTTGCCATTTCGTTTTTCTCCAAAAATTTATCCGCCTTTAGTACTTTATAAGCACATCCAGATAAGAGTGAAATGGCAGTAATTGTAAATAGAAAAATTAATAGTTGACGCATACACCTCATGATATTCGCTTAGAGCGTCTTAAAAATACTCGACAAAGTTATAAATAATATTAAAGCTTATGGAAGGTTTGATAGCAAACTGAAAGAATTAATAAGTGAAATAAATAATGTAATTGCCAATTGCCGGCTAAATAGTATATTGCGCATTGTTTTTAGGCAGGTATAAAACTATGGATAAAATAGCCATTATAGATTTAGGCACGAATACTTTTCACTTACTCATTGTAGAAGTTAAAGATGGGGAAGAGAAAATTATTCATAAAGAAAAAATTGCAGTTAAGCTTGGTGAAGGTGGGATAAGCGAAGGCAACATCAGCAAAGATGCTGAGGAACGGGCTGTAAAAACCATGCTTTATTTCAAAGATAAAATCAATGAAGAGAAGGTAGATCAAGTATTTGCTAGTGCAACTTCTGCTATGCGTAATGCAAGCAATGGAACGGAAGTTATGCAAAGAATCCACGATGAAACAGGGATCTCCATAGAGTTGATTTCTGGACTAGATGAAGCAAAATTTATTCATAAAGGAGTTAAGAAAGCTTTAGAAATTGGACCTGAACCAGCTCTAATTATGGATATTGGAGGCGGTAGTGTTGAATTCATTATCTGCAACGAGACTGAGGTTTTCTGGATGCAAAGTTTTGAGATTGGTGCTCAAAGATTATTGGATAAATTCCATAAACACGATCCCATCTTACCAAAAGACATTGAGAAGCTTGATGATTTCTTAAGAAAAGAATTAGCTGATCTCAAAGTGAAAATGGACATTTACCAACCTCATCATCTGATTGGTTCTTCCGGCACTTTCGATACTTTGATAGATATTAACTACCTACAAAAAGGAGATGATAAACCTGAGGATGTTGCTTTTTCACTTTCTCTTGAAGATTTCGATCGTATGTTCAATGAAATCATCCAAAAAACTAGAGAAGAAAGAATGGAAATCCCCGGCATGATTGAAATGCGTGTGGATATGATAGTAGTAGCCGTTTGTTTAATTCAATTCCTGATTGAAAACAATGAGTTTATTGATATCAAGGTATCCACTTACGCGCTTAAAGAAGGTTTATTGGATGCCATTATATCAGATGAATTAAAATTATCATAATGAGTCCCTACAATTACAAAGCATTACAAAATTTCGTAAAAGAGGTATTCAGTCAAATGGGTTGCCCTGAAAATGAAGCTGCGGAAGCATCTGAAGTTTTGGTTAATGCAGATTTACGCGGAGTAGATTCTCATGGTGTGGCTCGTTTGCATGGTTATATAAGACTATGGGAAGAAGGCAGGATTAATGCAAAACCCAATATTAAAATCGTGCATGAAACGCCCAGTACTGCAGTAGTTGATGGAGATAAAGGCTTAGGGTTGGTAGTAGCGCCATTTGCCATGCGAATCGCCATGGAAAAAGCAGAAAAAGTAGGTACTGGCTGGGTATCGGTTAAAAACTCCAATCATTATGGGATAGCCGGCCACCATAGTATGATGGCCTTAGATAAAGATATGATTGGGTGGTCGATGACGAATGCAAGCCCTTTAGTTTCCCCTACATTTTCAAAAGAAAGATTATTGGGTACTAACCCGATTTCCATTGCTATCCCCACCAAAAACCAACCTCCTTATGTAGCGGATTTTGCGACTACTACTGTTGCGAATGGCAAACTAGAGGTTCTAAAAAGGAAAAATGAAAAAGCTCCTTTAGGCTGGGTACAAGATAAAGATGGAAAAGGAACAACTGACGTAGATGCTTTGAAGAAAGGTGGTAGTATGCTGCCTTTAGGTGGTTCAAGAGAACACTCAGGTCACAAAGGATATATTCTTGGTTCTATTGTAGACATCTTCTCTGCAGTACTCTCAGGCGCAAACTATGGTCCTTGGGCTCCTCCTTTCGTTAGCTTCTTGCCATTGAAAGAAAACCCTGTAGGTGAAGGCTTAGGTCATTTCCTAGGAGCGATGAGAATTGATGCCTTCCGACCTGCCGAAGACTTCAAATCACATATGGATAATTGGATTAAAACTTTCAGGAATGCTGAAACAACCGGTGAAAACGATAAAGTACTAATTCCTGGTGATCCGGAAAGAGAAATTAGTGAAGAGAGGAGAGCAAACGGAATACCGTTATTGCCAGCAGTGGTTGAAGATTTAAGTGAAATCGGTAAGAAATTCGACTTGAACTTTCAAGACTATTTTAATTTACCACAATAACAAAAGAATACAAAAGGACAGCCCAAGGCTGTTTTTTTTTTACCACAAAGGAACCAAAGATAAATCACAAAGTTACACAGAGGCTTTCATAACTTTTCCCAAAATATCTAGAGAATTCCTCTAAGAAATAATCAGAAACTTAAAAAAAGTATAACTAAAGCATCTTATGAAAAAGAAATAACCATCATTACATGTTTTATTTTTGCGCTCTTAGTGATAACCTCTGTGTCACTCTGTGGTTAAAGTAAAAGTAGTCTTTGACTACCTTTCTAGTTCCAAAAAACCTAAATAGCAAAGCCTACTCGTAGGACAAAAGGAGATCCATAAGGTGAGCGGCCAGGATAATGTAGCAAATTATATAGCGCCATCACGGTCACACCTGCTCTGTTTCCTAATGGTTGAAAATAACCCCCACCAATGAAATATGCGGGGACCCATATTCTACTTAAATCAGAAGACGGTGTTGGTCTAAAATCCCTATTAATATTCTCATATTCAGTATACCCAAAAAGTTGATTGGAAAAATTATATCTACCAAATAATTTACCGCCATAAATATTGGTTTCATAATCGCCTACTTGGCTATTTCCTCTGATTCTAAAGTACTGGTAGATTACTCCAACCCCTGCTGATAGCTTATCATTTATCATATAACCAGCAATGGGTGATGCCTCTATGTGAGTGTAGCTCCCAAATTGGAGTCCAAAATTTCCTCCAAAGTATAGTCGGTCTACAAATCCAGAACTTTCGTCCACATACTTCTGGGCAGAAACAGTTTGATCTGAGAAAGCAATCAAAACAGTAAAAAGGGAGAAAAATGTAATGAGATTTTTCAATGTTATTCTTTTTCGACAATAACGAAAAGATCTTCGGATTCTTTTTTCATGAGATATCTTTCTCTGGCAAATTTCTCGAGCAATTCATCATCACTCAAAAGCCCTTCCCTATCCAGTTCGACATCCTTTATCATTTCTTGATAATATTCTTTCTCCTTCTGCAAATCACTATACCTTGAGGCAAGCCTCCATTGAGAAATCAAATCATTACCATCAATGAATAGCATCCAAATCAGGAATACGGCACCTGCTATGAAGTAAAAATTCTTAAATATTTTTGGAATCCTATCCATGATACTCATTACTACTATTGATACTTTAAATGTAATATAAAAAAATGTAATCGCCTAAAAACCTGA harbors:
- a CDS encoding IS110 family transposase; the encoded protein is MKTKVNDFSGMNIYAGIDVHKKSWSVTILVDEQEHRTFNQPPSAEVLYKYLNKHFSGASYHSAYEAGFCGYGHHRQLLELGIDNMVINPADVPTTGKDKAGKTDKVDSRKIAKGLRNGSLTGIHIFDESGQDLRSFARMRHNMQKDLRKAKQRIKVFLNFNTITVPAHLDDDNWSKAYETWLEEEVKFSTENARTAFDFMLANYHYQKQQVRQISKELRAYFRKYHKQDYFLLRTIPGIGPLSAIAIISEVGDINRFANVDKLSSYVGLLPLTNNSGETERVGGMSYRCNNYLRTILVEASWQAIRKDPAMLLYYKKHAAKGNGKRAIVKVAAKLLNRIRYVLKNKEEYVLGVVK
- the pafA gene encoding alkaline phosphatase PafA; translation: MMRYFSGALALLILFSCQAVQKKEEKVKKPKLVVGIVIDQLRHDYFERYADNFGEDGFKRLISDGFYNHNTHYNYIPTFTGPGHASVYTGTTPATHGIIANNWYDKNIRTSVYCAEDTSVYTIGSTSEAGLMSPHRMLSSTITDELGLATNFKSKVIGISIKDRGSILPAGHNPTGSFWYDKSNGHFVSSSYYGKKRLPTWLQDFNNRNLADDYLNQTWELSMPLADYTESTADDMPYEMMVRGKKKPIFPYNLKALRAENGNFSLLPNTAYGNTILADLAIATLEGEEMGKDDVTDFLALSFSSTDYIGHGFGPRSVEVQDTYIKLDQEIARLFKHLDEKVGKGNYLIFVTSDHGCAEVPEYLQANKIPADHYDGKAYVKNMSNALNQKFGEGEWIEDFSNEQFFLNHDLITEMNIELDAIRKFMVNEALKLEGVAEAYSATDMQSTQFTQHKAAALQMGYNFKRSGDVLLILEPGWFYQTRSATTHGTGYAYDTHVPLIWYGSGIKSGTSYKRQNIDDIAVTLAHILGTSLPNGATGEPIQEILE
- a CDS encoding Ppx/GppA phosphatase family protein, which codes for MDKIAIIDLGTNTFHLLIVEVKDGEEKIIHKEKIAVKLGEGGISEGNISKDAEERAVKTMLYFKDKINEEKVDQVFASATSAMRNASNGTEVMQRIHDETGISIELISGLDEAKFIHKGVKKALEIGPEPALIMDIGGGSVEFIICNETEVFWMQSFEIGAQRLLDKFHKHDPILPKDIEKLDDFLRKELADLKVKMDIYQPHHLIGSSGTFDTLIDINYLQKGDDKPEDVAFSLSLEDFDRMFNEIIQKTREERMEIPGMIEMRVDMIVVAVCLIQFLIENNEFIDIKVSTYALKEGLLDAIISDELKLS
- a CDS encoding Ldh family oxidoreductase; amino-acid sequence: MSPYNYKALQNFVKEVFSQMGCPENEAAEASEVLVNADLRGVDSHGVARLHGYIRLWEEGRINAKPNIKIVHETPSTAVVDGDKGLGLVVAPFAMRIAMEKAEKVGTGWVSVKNSNHYGIAGHHSMMALDKDMIGWSMTNASPLVSPTFSKERLLGTNPISIAIPTKNQPPYVADFATTTVANGKLEVLKRKNEKAPLGWVQDKDGKGTTDVDALKKGGSMLPLGGSREHSGHKGYILGSIVDIFSAVLSGANYGPWAPPFVSFLPLKENPVGEGLGHFLGAMRIDAFRPAEDFKSHMDNWIKTFRNAETTGENDKVLIPGDPEREISEERRANGIPLLPAVVEDLSEIGKKFDLNFQDYFNLPQ
- a CDS encoding FtsB family cell division protein is translated as MDRIPKIFKNFYFIAGAVFLIWMLFIDGNDLISQWRLASRYSDLQKEKEYYQEMIKDVELDREGLLSDDELLEKFARERYLMKKESEDLFVIVEKE